One Silene latifolia isolate original U9 population chromosome 4, ASM4854445v1, whole genome shotgun sequence DNA segment encodes these proteins:
- the LOC141651524 gene encoding uncharacterized protein LOC141651524, with the protein MQCNIHGSGCSWAWRKICQVKQLLQPYLSSLSREEQYIIKAGYQWLKPTAGRVPWYPWMLNEWLIPRQQFMCWLLAHKRLLTQDKLLRMGVIQSNICFLCGLQEESMDHLFFECPFSRQCRELVSDWCRFQLPQQNCIRWWIELRQAAACKKKVIAMIVSGLLYHVWYCRNRCRVDGYVVRPTVVLANVKCDVKIRLGQCDIRSKNALVLKWVEYLRS; encoded by the coding sequence atgcaatgcaatatccACGGTTCTGGTTGTAGTTGGGCATGGCGAAAAATTTGCCAGGTTAAACAATTATTGCAACCTTATTTATCTTCTTTATCTCGTGAGGAGCAGTACATTATAAAAGCGGGATATCAGTGGCTTAAACCTACTGCAGGAAGAGTTCCCTGGTATCCTTGGATGTTGAATGAGTGGTTGATTCCAAGACAGCAGTTTATGTGTTGGCTGCTAGCACATAAGCGTCTTTTAACCCAAGACAAATTGCTGAGAATGGGAGTAATACAGAGTAATATATGCTTCTTGTGTGGTCTGCAGGAGGAAAGTATGGATCATCTCTTTTTCGAGTGTCCTTTTAGCAGGCAATGCAGGGAGTTGGTTAGTGATTGGTGCAGGTTTCAGCTACCACAGCAGAACTGCATCAGATGGTGGATTGAACTTCGACAGGCGGCTGCTTGTAAGAAAAAAGTGATTGCTATGATTGTGTCAGGATTGTTGTACCATGTATGGTATTGTAGAAATAGGTGTCGAGTTGATGGATATGTTGTCAGGCCTACAGTGGTCTTAGCAAATGTCAAATGTGATGTGAAAATACGTCTAGGCCAATGTGATATTAGAAGTAAGAATGCTCTAGTCTTGAAGTGGGTAGAGTATCTTAGGTCTTAG